The following proteins are co-located in the Paludibaculum fermentans genome:
- a CDS encoding ABC transporter permease: protein MWADLRLRFLSLFRRKTVESQMDDELRFHMDRQLEKYIQSGMERDAALRRVRLEFGGWEQVREECRDARGVALVETLAQDLRYGWRTLRRSPGFTTAALFTLALGIGANTSIFSVVYGVVLRPLPFRDPARLIVMNETTPRVGDVSVSYPNFQDWRAQSRSFAEMSQVAGVHFNMSGSGQPENISGLAVSTNFLSMMGVRPLAGRDFRPEEEKAGTAPVVLLSYSLWQSHFGADLGAVGRTIRLDSRAYTIIGVLPPEFRWSERCDVLEPAGVWATNNGSVSERGERGEMVVVGRLGEGISPVQARAEMTGLAARLERAYPEVNAQFGIRLQPLRELFSGDARPSMLLLLGAALFVLLVACANVANLFLMRGAVRAREMALRIAIGASSGRIVRQMLTESFLVAVLGGLAGVSLAMAGIPVIARLIPPETLAGANVEMNGAVLVFSFGLVVLSMFVFGLAPALSSARGEVQSELKEGGKTTGSGGRNRWRGLLAASEVALALVLLVGAGLMMKSLYRLLSVDSGFRGDHVVKLEINLRTERYQKDPALIAFWQQVLAHVGELPGVESAALGTSVPLTEDHWRTDITVEGMPLPEPGSFPHPDMHLVSPSYVKTLGIRLLRGRDFLEQDRENAQRVAMVNASVAERLFPGVDPVGKRFAFGRPRPDRAQEWVTIVGVVADTRLYGLANPARLEVYLPFRQKPSDAMTVLVKSKQEPAALVAAIRRAVASIDKDQPVFGVATMEEVVNASISTSRVTLTLLGLFSGLALVLAAIGIYGVVSYSVAQRAKEIGIRLALGAERGSVLRLVFAQGARIAGAGIVVGSAASLWLTRLMTKLLFGVSAVDPPTFAAVAFVLAAITMLACYVPARRALRVDPLIALRHE, encoded by the coding sequence ATGTGGGCTGATCTGCGCCTTCGATTTCTCTCCCTCTTCCGCCGGAAGACCGTCGAGTCCCAGATGGATGACGAGCTTCGGTTTCACATGGACCGGCAGTTGGAGAAGTATATCCAGTCGGGCATGGAGCGCGATGCGGCCCTGCGGCGCGTCCGGCTTGAGTTTGGCGGATGGGAGCAGGTCCGGGAGGAGTGCCGGGACGCGCGGGGCGTGGCGCTGGTGGAGACGCTGGCACAGGATCTGCGCTACGGCTGGCGGACCCTGCGGAGATCGCCCGGCTTCACGACGGCGGCGTTGTTCACCCTCGCCTTGGGCATAGGGGCAAACACGTCGATCTTCTCCGTGGTTTATGGCGTAGTGCTGAGGCCCCTGCCGTTCCGCGACCCGGCCCGCCTGATCGTGATGAACGAGACCACTCCGCGCGTCGGCGATGTGAGCGTCTCCTATCCGAACTTCCAGGACTGGCGCGCACAGAGCCGCAGCTTCGCTGAGATGTCGCAGGTTGCCGGAGTTCACTTCAACATGAGCGGCAGCGGACAGCCGGAGAACATCTCCGGTCTGGCGGTTTCCACCAACTTTCTTTCCATGATGGGTGTGCGGCCCCTGGCTGGGCGAGACTTCAGGCCCGAAGAGGAAAAGGCCGGGACAGCGCCGGTCGTGCTGCTGAGCTACTCATTGTGGCAGTCGCATTTCGGCGCGGACCTGGGTGCAGTGGGCCGCACGATCCGCCTCGATAGCCGGGCCTACACGATCATCGGCGTATTGCCACCCGAATTCCGCTGGTCGGAGCGCTGCGATGTGCTGGAGCCCGCGGGTGTTTGGGCAACCAACAACGGCAGTGTGAGTGAACGAGGCGAGCGCGGCGAAATGGTGGTGGTGGGCCGGCTGGGCGAGGGCATCAGTCCTGTGCAGGCGCGGGCGGAGATGACGGGGCTGGCCGCGCGGCTGGAGCGCGCGTATCCAGAGGTGAACGCCCAGTTCGGGATCCGGTTGCAGCCGTTGCGTGAACTGTTTTCAGGAGACGCGCGGCCATCGATGCTGCTGCTGCTCGGTGCGGCGCTCTTTGTGCTGTTGGTGGCCTGCGCGAATGTGGCGAACCTGTTCCTGATGCGCGGCGCGGTGCGGGCAAGGGAGATGGCGCTGCGGATCGCAATCGGGGCAAGCAGCGGCCGGATTGTACGCCAGATGCTGACGGAGAGCTTTCTGGTCGCCGTGCTGGGTGGACTGGCGGGCGTCAGCCTGGCCATGGCCGGGATTCCCGTGATCGCGCGTCTGATTCCGCCGGAGACCCTGGCCGGCGCCAACGTAGAGATGAATGGAGCGGTGCTTGTATTTTCGTTCGGCCTGGTCGTGCTCTCGATGTTCGTTTTCGGCCTGGCTCCGGCATTGAGCTCGGCCAGGGGCGAGGTCCAGTCGGAGTTGAAAGAGGGCGGCAAGACGACCGGATCCGGCGGGCGGAACCGGTGGCGCGGTCTTTTGGCGGCTAGTGAGGTAGCGCTGGCGCTGGTCCTGCTGGTCGGCGCCGGCCTGATGATGAAGAGCCTCTACCGGCTGCTCTCAGTGGATTCCGGTTTCCGCGGGGACCATGTCGTGAAGCTTGAGATCAATCTGCGCACGGAGCGGTACCAGAAGGACCCGGCTCTGATCGCCTTCTGGCAGCAGGTGCTCGCCCATGTAGGCGAACTGCCCGGCGTGGAATCGGCGGCGCTGGGGACGTCGGTGCCTCTCACGGAGGACCATTGGCGCACGGATATCACTGTTGAAGGCATGCCCTTGCCGGAACCCGGCAGCTTTCCCCACCCGGACATGCACCTCGTGAGCCCCTCTTATGTAAAGACGCTCGGTATCCGTCTGCTGCGGGGCCGCGATTTCCTCGAACAGGACAGGGAGAATGCGCAACGTGTGGCGATGGTGAATGCGAGCGTGGCGGAACGGCTTTTCCCGGGAGTGGACCCGGTGGGGAAGCGGTTCGCCTTTGGCCGGCCCAGGCCGGACCGTGCACAGGAGTGGGTCACGATTGTCGGCGTAGTGGCCGACACCAGGCTGTATGGCCTGGCGAATCCGGCGCGACTCGAAGTGTACCTGCCGTTCCGTCAGAAACCCAGCGATGCGATGACAGTGCTCGTGAAATCCAAGCAGGAGCCGGCGGCGCTGGTTGCGGCGATTCGACGGGCTGTCGCTTCCATCGACAAAGACCAGCCTGTGTTTGGCGTCGCGACGATGGAGGAAGTGGTCAACGCGTCCATTTCCACGAGCCGCGTGACTTTGACCCTGTTAGGGCTGTTCAGCGGCTTGGCGCTGGTGCTGGCGGCGATCGGCATCTACGGGGTGGTGTCATACTCCGTGGCGCAGCGGGCGAAGGAGATCGGAATCCGGTTGGCATTGGGTGCTGAGCGCGGGTCCGTGCTGCGCCTGGTGTTTGCGCAAGGCGCGCGAATTGCCGGAGCAGGCATCGTCGTAGGGAGTGCGGCCTCACTCTGGCTGACGCGGCTCATGACGAAGCTGCTGTTTGGCGTGAGCGCCGTGGATCCGCCCACGTTTGCTGCAGTGGCATTTGTCCTGGCGGCCATCACGATGCTGGCGTGTTACGTGCCGGCGCGGCGAGCGTTGCGCGTGGATCCGCTGATCGCGTTGCGGCATGAGTGA
- a CDS encoding PadR family transcriptional regulator — protein MNDRIELPQGTLDLLILRTLELEPQHGWGISERVQQMSSDVLRIQQGSLYPALHRLERRGWIKAQWGTSENNRKAKYYELTKSGRQQLAAETDSWQRMTAAVAQVLGPA, from the coding sequence ATGAACGATCGGATTGAACTGCCGCAGGGCACTTTGGACTTGCTGATCCTCCGGACTCTGGAACTGGAGCCGCAACACGGCTGGGGGATCTCTGAGCGGGTGCAGCAGATGTCCAGCGATGTTCTGCGGATCCAGCAGGGGTCGTTGTATCCCGCACTGCACCGGCTGGAGCGGCGCGGGTGGATCAAGGCGCAATGGGGCACTTCCGAGAACAATCGGAAGGCCAAGTATTACGAACTCACCAAGAGCGGCCGCCAGCAATTGGCGGCGGAAACGGACTCATGGCAGCGGATGACGGCCGCGGTGGCCCAAGTGCTGGGGCCGGCTTAG
- a CDS encoding DNA-3-methyladenine glycosylase I, producing the protein MPGLTLGEDKKQRCWWCGSTSEYVAYHDNEWGMPMLDDHRLFEKLCLEGFQSGLSWLTILRKREDFRKGFAGFDFRKVARFGPADVERLLADAGIVRHRGKIESTINNAARACELVDEFGSIASYVWKYEPKRRMPESILPTSPESIAMSKDLKKRGWSFVGPTTVYAFMQAMGLVNDHLEGCHARKLCESARRKVKPGA; encoded by the coding sequence GTGCCTGGACTCACTCTCGGAGAAGACAAGAAGCAACGCTGCTGGTGGTGCGGCTCCACCTCGGAATATGTCGCCTATCACGACAACGAATGGGGCATGCCGATGCTCGACGACCACCGGCTCTTCGAGAAGCTCTGCCTTGAAGGCTTTCAGTCCGGGCTGAGCTGGCTCACCATCCTGCGCAAGCGCGAGGACTTCCGCAAGGGCTTTGCCGGCTTCGACTTCCGCAAGGTGGCGCGCTTCGGGCCGGCCGATGTGGAGCGGCTCCTGGCCGATGCCGGCATCGTGCGCCATCGCGGCAAGATCGAGTCCACCATCAACAACGCCGCCCGTGCGTGTGAATTGGTCGACGAGTTTGGCTCCATTGCCAGCTATGTCTGGAAATACGAACCCAAACGCCGCATGCCGGAGTCGATCCTGCCCACTTCGCCGGAGTCCATCGCCATGTCCAAGGATCTGAAGAAACGCGGCTGGAGCTTTGTCGGGCCCACGACGGTATACGCCTTCATGCAGGCCATGGGGCTGGTCAACGATCACCTCGAGGGTTGCCACGCCAGAAAGCTCTGCGAAAGCGCCCGGCGCAAAGTGAAGCCCGGGGCTTAG
- a CDS encoding ABC transporter permease yields the protein MREEPMWRRYLRFFGANPTADVDDELRFHLEEKTSQLMQQGLPRDRARAEAVRQFGDLKEFRRMCRQQRTQREHRMDRREYFAGWMQDLRYAARRLKGDMGFTAVAVVILALGIAASTTVFTIVHALVIRPLPFHEPERLVWIANAGKGRDASDPSSITSRIGTLMSWRETTTSFEKLAGYNAFFGYFTYNFSRPGGTPERLNGLGVTDSFFETLGVQPVLGRLFTPEEYVANGRKAVLLSDGLWRRLFAADPAVIGATVSINDVPVVVAGVMPAWFDFASTFTPGSKVDLWEPFPMNDTIDRNYGNILAIVGRLKPGVSLSAAQAEIDQATKTIKQLHPERGGSYQGSLSTLREHVSGQVKRPLAVMSAAVGLLLLLMCVNLANLMLARTMSRQREMSVRVALGAGRLRVVRQLLTESLLLSAAGVLLSLPLAVGATAMVARLQGSRVPLLSQVEVNLWALLFSAVVGASSGILFGLAPALSLFNGSLFETLKQAGRGTDGSNRQWTRKGLVATEVALASVLLIGAGLLMRSFIKLMEADRGFQSEHVIVVRVDPGGRYPAPEKLDAFFLGVREKIAAAPGITAIGLTDALPFDRDRSWGIGALGKSYGPGEMPGGFVRMVSPGYFEAMHIPLIAGRLFNGGDIRGREPVIILNQSLARTLFGKNDAVGQMIAIGPPTGTRVVGIVKDVRHTSLEEEAGGEFYLVSGQRSITSLDVVVRTLLPPAAASAAIRQAVWAVDPTQPLGEFRLMDDLVARAASPRRFLLLLLGAFAGLALILASLGIYGVISYGVSQRGIEIGIRMALGAQPAHVQWNVLREALALTAGGLLVGVIGALILTRLFAALLYEVKPADAATYGGIIGLLLAVSALAGYLPSRRAARIDPVVALRAD from the coding sequence ATGCGCGAAGAGCCCATGTGGCGCCGCTATCTGCGGTTTTTCGGCGCCAACCCCACAGCCGATGTGGATGATGAGCTGCGCTTCCACCTGGAAGAGAAGACCAGCCAGCTCATGCAGCAGGGTCTGCCGCGCGATCGGGCCCGCGCCGAGGCCGTCCGCCAGTTCGGAGACCTGAAGGAATTCCGCCGGATGTGCCGGCAACAACGCACACAAAGGGAGCACCGCATGGATCGCAGAGAGTACTTCGCCGGCTGGATGCAGGACCTGCGCTATGCAGCGCGGCGGCTCAAAGGTGACATGGGCTTTACGGCTGTGGCCGTCGTGATCCTCGCCTTGGGTATCGCTGCCAGCACCACGGTTTTTACCATCGTCCATGCCTTGGTGATCAGGCCGCTGCCTTTCCATGAACCGGAGCGCCTGGTCTGGATCGCCAATGCCGGGAAAGGCCGGGACGCGTCAGACCCCAGTTCGATCACCAGCCGCATCGGCACGCTCATGTCCTGGCGCGAAACCACCACCTCATTCGAAAAGCTGGCGGGTTACAACGCATTCTTCGGCTACTTCACCTACAACTTCTCTCGCCCGGGTGGTACTCCGGAGCGCCTGAACGGCCTGGGCGTGACCGACAGCTTCTTTGAAACGCTGGGTGTTCAACCTGTTCTGGGGCGGCTGTTCACGCCAGAAGAGTATGTCGCCAATGGCCGCAAGGCGGTCCTCCTCAGTGACGGGCTTTGGCGGCGGTTGTTCGCGGCCGATCCAGCGGTGATTGGCGCCACGGTGTCGATCAACGACGTGCCCGTTGTCGTAGCGGGGGTGATGCCTGCCTGGTTCGACTTTGCTTCCACATTTACCCCGGGATCGAAGGTCGACCTGTGGGAGCCGTTTCCCATGAACGACACCATCGATCGCAATTATGGAAATATTCTGGCAATCGTTGGACGCCTGAAGCCCGGGGTATCGCTCTCTGCTGCGCAAGCTGAGATCGACCAAGCCACAAAGACGATCAAGCAGCTTCATCCCGAACGGGGCGGTTCCTATCAGGGATCTCTTTCAACCTTGCGGGAGCATGTCTCAGGACAGGTCAAGAGGCCGCTGGCGGTGATGTCCGCGGCGGTCGGGCTGTTGTTGCTGCTGATGTGCGTGAACCTCGCGAATCTGATGCTGGCGCGCACCATGTCCCGCCAGCGAGAGATGTCGGTGCGAGTAGCTCTGGGAGCCGGCCGGCTGCGTGTCGTCCGCCAGTTGCTGACGGAGAGCCTGCTACTCTCGGCCGCCGGTGTACTGTTGAGCCTGCCGCTGGCCGTCGGCGCGACCGCCATGGTTGCCCGCCTGCAGGGAAGCCGTGTTCCCCTGCTGAGCCAGGTGGAAGTGAACCTTTGGGCTCTACTCTTCAGTGCGGTGGTTGGAGCGTCATCCGGTATACTTTTCGGCCTCGCGCCGGCGCTCAGCCTGTTTAACGGTTCGCTCTTCGAAACCTTGAAACAGGCGGGCCGCGGGACGGATGGGAGCAATCGCCAGTGGACTCGCAAAGGGCTGGTCGCGACCGAAGTGGCATTGGCTTCCGTGCTCCTGATCGGTGCCGGTCTTCTCATGCGGAGCTTTATCAAACTCATGGAAGCGGATCGCGGATTCCAGTCCGAGCATGTCATCGTGGTGCGGGTGGATCCGGGAGGGCGCTACCCCGCTCCGGAAAAGCTTGACGCTTTCTTTCTGGGCGTCCGGGAGAAGATCGCCGCGGCGCCTGGCATCACCGCAATCGGCCTCACAGACGCCCTGCCCTTCGACCGTGACCGCAGTTGGGGCATCGGTGCCCTGGGCAAAAGCTACGGCCCCGGTGAGATGCCCGGCGGTTTTGTCCGCATGGTCAGCCCCGGGTACTTCGAGGCGATGCATATCCCCTTGATCGCAGGCCGCCTGTTCAATGGCGGTGACATTCGAGGCCGGGAGCCGGTCATCATCCTGAATCAGTCTCTGGCGCGCACGCTCTTCGGAAAGAACGACGCGGTGGGGCAAATGATCGCCATAGGCCCCCCAACGGGCACGCGCGTCGTAGGCATCGTCAAGGATGTTCGCCACACTTCGCTGGAAGAAGAGGCAGGCGGGGAGTTCTACCTTGTCTCCGGTCAACGGTCGATCACTTCGCTGGATGTGGTGGTGCGCACCCTGCTGCCTCCAGCCGCTGCTTCTGCGGCTATACGCCAGGCTGTCTGGGCAGTGGACCCCACCCAGCCGCTGGGTGAGTTCCGCCTGATGGACGACCTGGTGGCCCGCGCCGCCTCGCCGCGCCGGTTCCTGCTGCTCCTGCTGGGCGCCTTTGCCGGCCTGGCCCTCATCCTCGCTTCCCTGGGCATCTACGGAGTCATTTCGTATGGCGTCTCCCAACGGGGCATCGAGATTGGAATCCGCATGGCCCTGGGTGCGCAGCCTGCCCATGTGCAATGGAACGTCCTGCGCGAAGCCCTGGCCCTCACCGCGGGGGGGCTCCTGGTGGGCGTCATCGGAGCGCTCATCCTCACTCGCCTCTTTGCCGCCCTGCTTTACGAAGTGAAGCCCGCCGACGCAGCCACCTACGGCGGCATTATCGGCCTGTTGCTGGCCGTCTCCGCCTTGGCAGGCTACTTGCCCTCGCGGCGGGCGGCCCGCATCGATCCGGTGGTCGCACTCAGGGCCGATTGA
- a CDS encoding PadR family transcriptional regulator: protein MQKQSLDVVRGTLDVIILKTLSWGALHGYAIAQWIRQQTDEAILVEEGALYPALYRMEDKGWIEAEWGLSENNRRAKYYHLTPAGHERLASETRTWEHYAAAIAKILSATRGAQAVGH from the coding sequence ATGCAGAAGCAATCGCTCGACGTCGTACGCGGCACGCTGGATGTTATCATCTTGAAAACATTGAGCTGGGGAGCCTTGCACGGCTACGCCATCGCCCAGTGGATCCGCCAGCAGACGGACGAAGCCATCCTGGTCGAGGAGGGTGCGCTATATCCGGCCCTTTACCGCATGGAGGATAAAGGCTGGATCGAAGCCGAATGGGGCCTCTCCGAGAACAACCGCCGCGCGAAGTACTATCATCTGACGCCGGCGGGCCATGAACGCCTGGCCAGCGAAACACGGACCTGGGAACACTACGCCGCGGCCATCGCCAAGATCCTCAGCGCGACCCGAGGAGCACAGGCGGTGGGCCACTGA
- a CDS encoding ester cyclase, with amino-acid sequence MSPRVNTTTVKAYVEAFNRGDFEAIAGLCTEDVEIHGVLGQGGLDVALRIWRELHEAYRPQLEIEDMVGEGSIVAVRFNEQGTFTKAFRGIQPTGKAYSLVAMEWFHLRNGKIAARWGARDSASMMKQLGVA; translated from the coding sequence ATGAGTCCTCGAGTTAACACAACCACGGTGAAAGCCTATGTCGAAGCGTTCAACCGCGGCGACTTCGAAGCCATCGCCGGCCTGTGCACCGAGGATGTGGAAATCCATGGCGTTCTCGGCCAAGGCGGACTGGACGTTGCCTTGAGGATTTGGCGCGAATTGCATGAGGCCTACCGCCCTCAATTGGAAATTGAGGACATGGTGGGCGAAGGTTCCATCGTCGCCGTGCGTTTCAACGAGCAGGGCACCTTCACCAAGGCGTTTCGAGGCATTCAGCCGACCGGAAAGGCTTACTCGCTGGTGGCGATGGAGTGGTTTCACCTTCGCAATGGCAAGATCGCGGCCCGCTGGGGCGCTCGTGACTCCGCATCGATGATGAAGCAATTGGGCGTCGCTTAG
- a CDS encoding serine/threonine protein kinase yields the protein MLPERWNKLEEVFQTAADLPEERRPGYLKEACGDDQELRREVEEMLAASTLDLIRDVIESTSDSMAAEADQDPLVGSLLGAYRVISLIGRGGMGVVYRAVRDDDQYHKEVAIKVIPRMLAGPEAVSRFRSERQILADLDHPNIARLLDGGTSDGVPYLVMEFVEGVPITQYVRERNLSVPDRLRLMRSVCAAVQSAHQKLVVHRDLKPANILVTPDGSVKLLDFGVAKMIAPSETDLVQTSSHMMTPDYASPEQIQGAAVTTASDVYSLGVVLFELLAGERPYRVTGPGLHEAERVVCQTEPRKLSELPNLPPRLRRRLSGDLDNIVQMAMRKHAERRYGSVEQFSEDLRRHMEGQPVRARADTPLYSLGKFLSRHRWPVTAGLLVAASLITGTVVAVRQARRAEQRFAELRGFARTVLVDLHSQLRDIPGTAPARRAIISHVENYLRNLVAQGAADDASLANEFATTYLRLGEIADSSAKALSDLESGRMLLERKRGRGEPEPEDAVLLARLHERIAGVQGELGNPAQVQEHLLSAAGLTQRLIDTRGPNPDAEQVKALVQWRLAQLYRTEYRLASAEEHAQVALEGCQSLKSRGIRNQELDEIETGVRNGLAAIYRRQGRWQLSLELYQSILADAERSAAANPGSVVGQRKLARSHQIVGDMLRSTSGREAEAASHLRAAVRIGERLAAQDSGDATSESNLGQYLTTAGEELSAPGQWAESVSYLRRAKDIFQARLKRMPDNGVDQLYMALTEAALGERLGDHGQRAEGVQYLRRGLERMRMLVSRDPKNTTDLLELFKVQRALAKQLAGQGRASEALAIASEVVNRARQVAAQATAGQSFTRREVPLSLLEMGEVCRILGRSEEARSWFQQTIQAWEDLNRAGIHFPELEAAMAEARVGASVTAVAR from the coding sequence ATGCTCCCAGAGCGCTGGAACAAGCTGGAGGAGGTCTTTCAGACTGCGGCCGACCTGCCGGAGGAGCGGCGGCCGGGCTATCTGAAAGAGGCTTGCGGCGACGATCAGGAGTTGAGGCGCGAGGTGGAGGAGATGCTCGCGGCCTCAACTCTGGACCTGATCCGGGATGTCATTGAGAGTACTTCGGACTCGATGGCGGCGGAGGCGGATCAGGATCCTTTGGTCGGTTCGCTCCTGGGCGCTTACCGTGTCATCTCGCTGATTGGGCGGGGTGGCATGGGTGTGGTTTACCGGGCCGTCCGCGACGACGACCAGTACCACAAGGAAGTCGCCATCAAGGTAATCCCGCGCATGCTGGCCGGGCCGGAAGCTGTCAGCCGGTTCCGGTCGGAGCGTCAGATTCTCGCGGACCTCGACCACCCCAACATCGCCCGCCTGCTCGACGGCGGCACGAGCGACGGCGTTCCCTACCTGGTGATGGAGTTCGTTGAGGGCGTCCCCATCACGCAGTACGTCAGGGAGCGCAACCTATCTGTGCCGGACCGCCTGCGCCTGATGCGCAGTGTCTGTGCGGCCGTCCAATCGGCCCATCAGAAGCTTGTGGTCCACCGCGACCTCAAACCAGCCAACATCCTGGTCACCCCCGACGGTAGCGTGAAGTTGCTCGACTTCGGCGTGGCCAAGATGATCGCGCCGTCCGAGACGGATCTTGTCCAGACGTCTTCCCACATGATGACGCCGGACTATGCGAGTCCCGAGCAGATTCAGGGCGCGGCCGTCACCACGGCTAGCGATGTCTACTCGCTTGGGGTGGTGCTCTTCGAGCTTCTGGCCGGCGAACGGCCCTATCGCGTCACCGGACCCGGTTTGCACGAAGCGGAGCGGGTCGTCTGCCAGACCGAGCCGCGGAAGCTGAGCGAACTGCCCAATCTGCCACCCCGCCTGCGCCGGCGCCTGTCCGGAGACCTCGACAACATCGTGCAGATGGCGATGCGGAAACACGCCGAGCGCCGCTACGGTTCCGTCGAACAGTTCAGCGAGGATCTGCGCCGCCACATGGAAGGCCAGCCGGTGCGGGCTCGCGCGGACACGCCGCTCTATAGCCTGGGGAAGTTCCTCTCTCGGCATCGATGGCCGGTCACGGCGGGCTTGCTGGTGGCTGCCTCGCTGATTACGGGCACGGTGGTAGCCGTCCGGCAGGCGCGCCGGGCGGAACAGCGCTTCGCGGAGCTCCGTGGCTTTGCACGAACGGTGCTCGTCGACCTGCACAGCCAGTTGCGCGACATCCCCGGGACCGCTCCGGCGCGCCGCGCCATCATCTCGCATGTCGAGAACTACCTGCGGAATCTCGTAGCACAAGGGGCAGCCGACGACGCGTCCCTGGCCAACGAGTTTGCGACCACGTACCTGCGCCTCGGAGAGATTGCCGACTCGAGCGCCAAGGCGTTATCCGACCTCGAAAGTGGGAGGATGCTGCTGGAACGGAAGCGCGGCCGGGGGGAACCTGAACCGGAGGATGCCGTCCTGCTCGCCCGCCTCCACGAGCGTATCGCCGGTGTGCAAGGCGAGTTGGGCAATCCGGCGCAAGTCCAGGAACATCTGCTGTCGGCGGCGGGGCTTACCCAACGGCTCATCGATACCCGTGGTCCGAATCCGGATGCCGAGCAGGTGAAGGCCCTGGTCCAGTGGCGGCTGGCGCAGTTGTATCGCACGGAATACCGCCTGGCCAGTGCGGAGGAGCACGCCCAAGTGGCTCTGGAGGGCTGCCAGTCCCTGAAGTCGCGAGGGATCCGGAATCAGGAGCTGGACGAAATCGAGACTGGGGTCCGCAACGGCCTAGCGGCGATCTATCGCCGGCAGGGCCGCTGGCAGCTTAGTCTCGAACTGTACCAAAGCATCCTGGCCGATGCGGAAAGGAGCGCCGCGGCCAACCCGGGCAGTGTCGTCGGCCAGCGTAAATTGGCCCGGTCGCACCAAATTGTGGGCGACATGCTACGCAGCACCTCCGGCCGCGAGGCGGAAGCAGCCAGTCACCTCCGAGCCGCCGTGCGCATCGGCGAGCGCCTGGCTGCGCAGGACTCCGGCGATGCGACATCGGAGAGCAATCTGGGGCAGTACCTCACCACCGCGGGCGAGGAATTGTCGGCGCCCGGCCAGTGGGCTGAGTCAGTGAGTTACCTCCGGCGTGCGAAGGACATCTTCCAGGCCCGCTTGAAGCGGATGCCCGACAACGGCGTCGATCAGCTCTACATGGCGTTGACCGAGGCTGCCCTGGGAGAGCGCCTGGGGGACCACGGCCAGCGCGCAGAGGGCGTCCAGTATCTGCGCCGCGGCCTGGAGCGCATGCGCATGCTGGTGTCTCGTGATCCCAAAAACACGACTGACCTGCTTGAACTGTTCAAAGTGCAGCGCGCCTTGGCTAAGCAACTTGCCGGGCAGGGCCGCGCTTCCGAGGCGCTGGCGATCGCATCCGAGGTGGTGAACCGCGCACGCCAGGTCGCGGCGCAGGCTACCGCCGGCCAGTCTTTTACCCGGCGGGAGGTTCCTTTGTCGCTGTTGGAGATGGGAGAGGTCTGCCGGATCCTGGGTCGTTCAGAGGAGGCGCGCTCCTGGTTCCAGCAGACCATCCAGGCCTGGGAAGATCTGAATCGGGCGGGCATCCACTTCCCGGAACTGGAAGCGGCGATGGCGGAAGCTCGGGTGGGCGCGTCAGTCACCGCCGTTGCGCGTTGA
- a CDS encoding sigma-70 family RNA polymerase sigma factor — MTPDSEAVTRLLRQWQSGEANALEELTPLVYHELRRIASGFLRREREGHTLQPTALLHEAYLRLVDQREKDWKSRAHFYGVAAHLMRLILVDYARSKARLKRGGEVQRVEWNEAISSSAERPALLATLDDALSELEKLDPRKGRVVELRYFGGLSVEETAEVLGISTATVGREQRMAEAWLQRQMTSGPPRA; from the coding sequence GTGACTCCCGATAGCGAGGCCGTTACTCGTCTCCTGCGTCAATGGCAGAGCGGGGAAGCCAATGCCCTGGAAGAACTTACCCCACTCGTTTACCACGAACTGCGGCGTATCGCCTCCGGCTTCCTGCGCCGTGAGCGCGAGGGCCATACGCTGCAGCCCACGGCATTGCTGCACGAAGCCTACCTGCGCCTGGTGGACCAGCGGGAAAAGGACTGGAAGAGCCGTGCCCACTTCTACGGCGTGGCGGCTCATCTCATGCGGTTGATCCTGGTCGACTACGCCCGCTCGAAAGCAAGGTTGAAGCGCGGCGGCGAAGTGCAGAGAGTCGAATGGAACGAGGCCATCTCCTCGAGCGCCGAACGGCCGGCGCTGCTGGCCACCCTCGATGACGCACTCAGCGAATTGGAGAAGCTGGATCCGCGCAAGGGCCGAGTCGTTGAATTGCGCTATTTCGGCGGGCTCAGCGTGGAGGAGACGGCTGAAGTTCTGGGGATCTCCACAGCCACAGTGGGGCGCGAACAGCGCATGGCCGAGGCCTGGCTGCAGCGGCAGATGACCTCCGGTCCGCCCAGGGCCTGA